The Synergistaceae bacterium genomic interval AATTGACTCGTGCAAATTATTTAATTTCGTGCGTATAATTCTTTCTCGTGAAGTTGTGCCGTTCTCGATTACTGCGCATGACGTGTCAGGACTCAAATTTTCTGACAATAATTTATCCTGCAATTCTTTAGAGTGAGAGACCCCCATCAGAAAAATTTTTGTCGTTCGCGTAAAGTCAGGCAGCAAATTATTTCTGTCATGAGCAGTGAAAATATTTAGTCCTGAGCAATAATCCCTATGAGTTACAGGAATCCCCACCCATTCAGGAACAGCAAGAGCAGAGCTTACACCGGGCACTATCTCGAAATTTATTCCTGCTTTGATTAACGAGTCGGCCTCCTCACCTCCGCGCCCAAATAAAAAGGGGTCTCCGCCTTTGAGTCTGACTGTAATTTTTCCTGTTTTAGCGTGCTTGATGATTAATGACTCGATCTCACGCTGTGAAAGTTTATGACAACTTGAAGATTTGCCTGCGTCGATTA includes:
- the cobA gene encoding uroporphyrinogen-III C-methyltransferase, producing MNVYIVGAGPGDSGLLTLRAREIINRAEVVIYDRLVSDSILAMIPENAELIDAGKSSSCHKLSQREIESLIIKHAKTGKITVRLKGGDPFLFGRGGEEADSLIKAGINFEIVPGVSSALAVPEWVGIPVTHRDYCSGLNIFTAHDRNNLLPDFTRTTKIFLMGVSHSKELQDKLLSENLSPDTSCAVIENGTTSRERIIRTKLNNLHESI